One window of Phycisphaeraceae bacterium genomic DNA carries:
- a CDS encoding phage portal protein gives MPASIQKRTRARGVEPPTGSPSRDEHASHHGLDPAFIAHVIDEHRRTTVVRLERLWAYYRNALAARAEPSQTVANAVTRAGRWYTLAQEVGLPQRIVGTPGQLSDDRARARREAVIENDIAWRIHLMVDFMAGRPVTIASTAPDDAMRTRVERVLNAIWEASGGITLIQDMALLGHVYGHVDLMLRIDEGAIREVGSSVSRIDESVSLDRIARAIRIELIEPTRGIPITSPTDYRVLDAYLIHVEHEDNAVDCRGMLSSLTSRSRPASHVASRRRVTTLETMTPGRRIVEQDGRVVLDERSLLLPDVVPVVHVQNTSQPFRYTGVSEVEPLIPLQDELNTRLSDRACRVTMQSFNMYLAKGIEGFDRVPVGPGQVWSTDNPDAEVTAFGGDASSPSEDAHIEQIREAMDKTSAVPPLAGGVVRARIGNLSSANALRITLMSLLAKTARKRLAYGRGIAELNTLILRALDSAGVLRTSESGRVTEVRWQDPLGEIAGESDRETES, from the coding sequence ATGCCAGCATCGATCCAGAAGCGCACGAGAGCACGCGGCGTCGAGCCGCCGACCGGTTCGCCTTCGCGCGATGAGCACGCCTCGCATCACGGGCTTGATCCCGCGTTCATCGCGCATGTGATCGACGAGCACAGACGCACGACGGTGGTGCGGCTTGAGCGGCTCTGGGCCTATTACCGCAACGCGCTCGCGGCTCGCGCCGAGCCATCGCAGACCGTCGCGAACGCCGTCACGCGGGCCGGACGCTGGTACACACTCGCGCAGGAGGTCGGTCTGCCCCAGCGGATCGTCGGAACGCCGGGGCAGCTCAGCGACGATCGGGCCAGAGCCCGGCGCGAAGCAGTGATCGAGAACGACATCGCGTGGCGCATCCACCTGATGGTCGACTTCATGGCCGGGCGGCCCGTGACGATCGCGAGCACCGCGCCGGACGATGCGATGCGCACGCGTGTCGAGCGCGTGCTGAACGCGATCTGGGAGGCCTCCGGCGGCATCACGCTCATCCAGGACATGGCCCTCCTCGGCCACGTCTACGGCCATGTCGATCTCATGCTGCGGATCGACGAGGGCGCGATCCGCGAGGTCGGCAGCAGCGTGAGCAGGATCGACGAGAGTGTCTCCCTCGACCGCATCGCCCGCGCGATCCGCATCGAGCTCATCGAGCCCACGCGGGGCATCCCCATCACATCGCCCACGGACTATCGCGTGCTCGATGCGTATCTCATACATGTTGAGCATGAGGACAACGCCGTGGACTGCCGCGGGATGCTGTCGTCGTTGACTTCGCGTTCGCGTCCCGCCTCCCACGTGGCCTCACGCCGGCGCGTCACGACGCTGGAGACCATGACGCCCGGGCGGCGCATCGTCGAGCAGGACGGTCGCGTCGTGCTGGATGAGCGCTCGTTGCTTCTGCCCGATGTCGTGCCCGTGGTCCACGTGCAGAACACGTCGCAGCCGTTCCGTTACACCGGCGTGTCGGAGGTTGAGCCGCTGATCCCGCTGCAGGACGAGCTGAACACGCGCCTGTCGGATCGGGCGTGCCGCGTGACGATGCAGTCGTTCAACATGTACCTGGCCAAGGGGATCGAGGGGTTCGATCGCGTGCCGGTCGGTCCGGGGCAGGTCTGGTCCACCGACAACCCGGACGCGGAGGTCACGGCGTTCGGCGGCGACGCGTCGAGCCCGTCGGAGGATGCGCACATCGAGCAGATCCGCGAGGCGATGGACAAGACCTCCGCCGTGCCGCCACTGGCCGGGGGCGTGGTGCGGGCGCGGATCGGCAACTTGTCGAGCGCGAACGCGCTGCGCATCACGCTGATGTCGCTGCTGGCGAAGACCGCACGCAAGCGGCTCGCCTATGGGCGCGGCATCGCGGAGTTGAACACGCTGATCCTGCGTGCGCTCGACAGCGCGGGCGTGCTGCGCACGAGCGAGAGCGGCCGCGTGACAGAGGTCCGCTGGCAGGATCCGCTCGGGGAGATTGCGGGCGAGAG
- a CDS encoding (2Fe-2S)-binding protein → MAPTSPKITINGVVREFKPGQMILQVANEGGVDIPQYCYHDGLSIVASCRICLAEVWAPNPRNNNALEPLMGGKLMPTCQTPCSDGMVVYTDSPKSVANQKAVMEYLLINHPLDCPVCDQAGECTLQDFSYEYGRGVSRFEEQKVKQPKKDLGPHVYLYSDRCIMCTRCVRFTREVSGTSELLVTGRGNKEEIDVFPGIALDNELSANVVDLCPVGALLDKDFLFAQRVWFLKSTPSIDGITASGDNIFIEHNEGKVYRIKPRTNPAVNKWWITDEVRYGWKHVQSDARLRSPMRRMHGVLTESDYSRAYDDAIAGMEGAVRSGKRLLVMVSPMLSCEEAYLLGTLARSIDPQAALAVGPVPMKGEDKTFPAGDANGFRVYAEKAPNARGVRRVLEAIAGGGSSGGVLTYEEALRALGHGSGASDVGAVLLTGNYPSAWGTDDLINSLGGKFVTLIDTLGSSLVEASNVVLPGATWMEKSGCFENARHMLQHFDQAIPVIEIAKSEGQIALDLAAHLRHDGKGVSGRGAAHASARLFNAAETRRAMADAHGALSVFLTDVAVPATGSLAEADMQVVEL, encoded by the coding sequence ATGGCTCCAACCTCACCCAAGATCACCATCAACGGCGTCGTCCGCGAGTTCAAGCCGGGTCAGATGATCCTTCAGGTCGCCAACGAGGGCGGCGTGGACATCCCCCAGTATTGCTACCACGACGGGCTGTCGATCGTCGCCTCGTGCCGCATCTGTCTCGCCGAGGTGTGGGCTCCGAATCCTCGCAACAACAACGCCCTTGAGCCGCTGATGGGCGGGAAGCTGATGCCGACCTGCCAGACGCCCTGCTCCGACGGGATGGTCGTCTACACCGATTCGCCCAAGTCCGTCGCCAACCAGAAGGCGGTGATGGAGTACCTGCTGATCAACCACCCCTTGGACTGCCCGGTCTGCGACCAGGCGGGGGAGTGCACGCTGCAGGATTTCTCGTATGAGTATGGGCGGGGCGTGTCGCGCTTCGAGGAGCAGAAGGTCAAGCAGCCCAAGAAGGACCTCGGCCCGCACGTCTATCTCTACTCGGATCGCTGCATCATGTGCACGCGCTGCGTGCGCTTCACGCGCGAGGTCTCGGGGACGTCGGAGCTGCTGGTCACGGGGCGAGGCAACAAGGAAGAGATCGATGTCTTCCCCGGCATCGCGCTCGACAACGAGCTGTCGGCGAACGTGGTGGATCTCTGCCCGGTCGGCGCGCTGCTGGACAAGGACTTCCTGTTCGCGCAGCGTGTGTGGTTCCTGAAGAGCACGCCGAGCATCGACGGGATCACCGCGAGCGGCGACAACATCTTCATTGAGCACAACGAGGGGAAGGTCTATCGGATCAAGCCCCGCACCAACCCCGCCGTCAACAAGTGGTGGATCACGGACGAGGTCCGCTACGGCTGGAAGCACGTGCAGTCCGACGCCCGGCTCCGCTCACCCATGCGGCGCATGCACGGCGTGCTGACCGAGAGCGACTACAGCCGCGCGTACGACGACGCGATCGCAGGCATGGAGGGCGCCGTCCGCTCCGGCAAGCGCCTCCTCGTCATGGTCAGCCCCATGCTCTCTTGCGAGGAGGCGTACCTGCTGGGCACGCTGGCGCGGTCGATCGATCCGCAGGCCGCACTGGCCGTCGGCCCGGTGCCGATGAAGGGTGAGGACAAGACATTCCCGGCGGGCGACGCAAACGGCTTCAGGGTGTACGCCGAGAAGGCGCCCAACGCGCGGGGTGTGCGGCGTGTGCTGGAAGCGATCGCTGGCGGGGGAAGCAGCGGCGGCGTGCTGACATACGAGGAAGCCCTGCGGGCGCTCGGCCACGGCAGCGGAGCTTCCGATGTCGGCGCGGTGCTGCTCACAGGCAACTATCCGAGCGCGTGGGGGACGGATGACCTCATCAACTCGCTGGGCGGCAAGTTCGTCACGCTCATCGACACGCTCGGTTCGTCGCTCGTCGAGGCGTCGAACGTGGTTCTCCCCGGCGCGACGTGGATGGAGAAGTCCGGGTGCTTCGAGAACGCACGCCACATGCTCCAGCACTTCGACCAGGCGATCCCCGTGATCGAGATTGCCAAGAGCGAGGGGCAGATCGCGCTGGACCTGGCGGCTCATCTCCGGCACGATGGCAAGGGCGTATCGGGTCGGGGCGCGGCGCACGCGTCGGCGCGGCTGTTCAACGCCGCGGAGACTCGGCGCGCGATGGCCGACGCACACGGTGCGCTCTCGGTGTTCCTCACGGATGTCGCAGTGCCGGCGACGGGCTCGCTGGCGGAGGCGGACATGCAGGTGGTGGAGCTGTAA
- a CDS encoding PEP-CTERM sorting domain-containing protein — protein MKKFISVLSVAALAGSACAVDFFGTAFDVGYQGNSSSLSATHSLSDSIRGLETLWSSGGFAHANAGFGSVIGVDDFTSGGTSQAVYRVDNAFSGVPNLVQIATINSRPVSDLTVGNGKIYGIRNVGGTGSNLEVVEFDTSFNVTNTYDTGIAIAAVAAGGLAYDASSDSFYLTDPGADKLWNWSIGGSATLVGVNSFDFDNNDLAIDPNTGTLYAAIENVVSGAWEFGYFNKNNGQFNMLVSVANSSGSVGLAIPSPATLALVGLGGLVAGRRRR, from the coding sequence ATGAAGAAGTTCATCAGCGTTCTGTCCGTCGCCGCACTCGCGGGTTCCGCCTGCGCGGTCGACTTCTTTGGCACCGCGTTCGACGTCGGATATCAGGGCAATTCCAGCTCCCTGAGCGCGACGCACAGCCTGTCGGACTCGATCCGCGGCCTCGAAACCCTCTGGTCCAGCGGCGGCTTCGCCCACGCCAACGCCGGGTTCGGCTCGGTCATCGGTGTCGATGACTTCACCTCCGGCGGCACCTCGCAGGCCGTCTACCGCGTGGACAACGCGTTCTCCGGCGTTCCCAACCTGGTGCAGATCGCCACCATCAACAGCCGCCCCGTCTCCGACCTCACCGTCGGCAACGGCAAGATCTACGGCATCCGCAACGTCGGCGGCACCGGCTCCAACCTTGAGGTCGTCGAGTTCGACACCTCCTTCAACGTGACTAACACCTATGACACCGGCATCGCGATCGCCGCCGTCGCCGCGGGCGGCCTCGCCTACGACGCCTCCTCCGACTCGTTCTACCTCACCGACCCCGGTGCGGACAAGCTGTGGAACTGGTCGATCGGCGGCTCGGCGACGCTCGTCGGCGTCAACAGCTTCGACTTCGACAACAACGACCTCGCGATCGACCCGAACACCGGCACGCTCTACGCCGCGATCGAGAACGTCGTCTCCGGCGCGTGGGAGTTCGGCTACTTCAACAAGAACAACGGGCAGTTCAACATGCTCGTCTCCGTCGCCAACTCCTCCGGCTCCGTCGGCCTGGCCATCCCGTCCCCCGCGACGCTGGCCCTCGTCGGCCTCGGCGGCCTGGTCGCCGGCCGTCGCCGCCGCTGA
- a CDS encoding HYExAFE family protein produces MAQRRHHYEVALEYYLREHRIPYISVDEARRAILPQITPLRIAEGPALKAFDFVVYGASENLLIEVKGRRIARAGSARARPRLECWATRDDVDSLRTWTTLFGSGFRASLLFVYWCDEHPPDALFHETFSHKGRFYALRCVGADEYASRMRPRSPKWGTVDLSARDFEAISHPFLHAAGVSGRSDPAPLAAMEPIGA; encoded by the coding sequence ATGGCCCAGCGTCGCCACCACTACGAGGTCGCGCTCGAATACTACCTACGGGAGCATCGCATCCCGTACATCTCAGTGGATGAGGCCCGCCGCGCGATCCTCCCGCAGATCACGCCCCTCCGCATCGCCGAAGGCCCCGCGCTCAAGGCGTTTGATTTCGTTGTCTACGGCGCGTCGGAGAACCTCTTGATCGAGGTGAAGGGGCGACGCATCGCGCGTGCCGGCTCCGCGCGCGCTCGCCCGCGGCTGGAGTGCTGGGCCACCCGCGACGATGTCGATTCGCTCCGCACCTGGACGACCCTCTTCGGGAGCGGCTTCCGGGCATCCCTCCTCTTTGTCTACTGGTGCGACGAGCACCCCCCCGATGCCCTCTTCCACGAGACCTTCAGCCACAAGGGACGCTTCTACGCCCTCCGCTGCGTCGGGGCCGACGAGTACGCCTCGCGCATGCGTCCGCGCAGCCCCAAGTGGGGCACGGTCGATCTCTCGGCACGAGACTTCGAGGCCATCTCCCACCCCTTCCTGCATGCCGCCGGGGTGTCCGGACGGTCCGACCCCGCACCCCTCGCCGCCATGGAGCCGATCGGGGCTTGA
- a CDS encoding S9 family peptidase, producing MNRSHALRTTAALVLSCSAALGSHAQPSAGPQTKGPRSGPTPAADRVPAKSVHHGVEVIDEYQWLENWDDAKVKSWSDAQNAYARGYLDTLPGVERIRARITEIEKSVSVAYLGWAVAGNESTGLRIFALKRDPAFQQPLLVVMDSVDHPDTARVVVDPNTIDEHGHAAIDWFIPSPDGALVAVSLSSGGSESGDLHIFNTDTGKRVEDPIARVNGGTAGGSMAWLPDNSGFYYTRYPRAGERPAEDLDFYMQVYRHTIGTPESADTYEMGKDLARISEIQLQLDAPTGRVLASVQYGDGGEFSYYMKQPDGKWTKFLDHADEVVQAVFGKGDSAGDLILLTTKDSPRVRVLRMNASTLDLKNAKTIIAQGADVIVPDFWPPSPVVVTNHRLYLTYQLGGPSEIRAFDHSGNPQKSPTVLPVSAVNYIKAIPGTDDIIFDNRSFIDAPACYHFSSASGTTRKTALAAVSPVDFSDTEVIREFAISKDGTKIPVNIIKKKSVKLDGTNPTILWGYGGYGVNIQPAFNAVRRLWIESGGVFAVTNIRGGGEYGEEWHRQGMLTKKQNCFDDFAAAARHLVARAYTRTDRLAIMGGSNGGLLMGATITQNPDICRAVVSSVGIYDMLRVELSANGAFNIPEFGTVKNAEQFRALFAYSPYHHVKEGVRYPSVIFLTGANDPRVDPMQSRKMTASMQRAIASVPNANPILLRTSANTGHGQGTPLNARIEEQTDIYSFLFNELGMWSEGEQKPASKPTEARN from the coding sequence ATGAATCGTTCGCACGCGCTGCGCACAACCGCCGCACTCGTCCTCTCATGCAGTGCGGCTCTTGGTTCTCACGCACAGCCCTCCGCCGGCCCGCAAACCAAGGGCCCGCGCTCCGGCCCAACGCCAGCCGCCGACCGCGTCCCCGCCAAGAGCGTCCATCACGGCGTCGAGGTCATCGACGAGTACCAGTGGCTGGAGAACTGGGACGATGCCAAGGTCAAGTCCTGGTCCGATGCCCAGAACGCCTACGCCCGGGGCTACCTCGACACCCTCCCCGGCGTCGAACGCATCCGCGCGCGCATCACCGAGATCGAGAAATCCGTCAGCGTCGCCTATCTCGGCTGGGCCGTCGCCGGCAATGAGAGCACCGGCCTCCGCATCTTCGCGCTCAAGCGCGACCCCGCCTTCCAGCAGCCACTCCTCGTCGTCATGGACTCCGTCGACCACCCCGACACCGCACGCGTCGTCGTCGATCCCAACACCATCGACGAGCACGGCCACGCCGCCATCGACTGGTTCATCCCCTCCCCCGACGGCGCGCTCGTCGCCGTCTCCCTCTCCTCCGGCGGCTCCGAATCCGGCGACCTCCACATCTTCAACACCGACACCGGCAAGCGCGTCGAAGATCCCATCGCCCGCGTCAACGGCGGCACCGCCGGCGGCAGCATGGCCTGGCTCCCCGACAACTCCGGCTTCTACTACACCCGCTACCCCCGCGCCGGCGAGCGACCCGCCGAAGACCTCGACTTCTACATGCAGGTCTACCGCCACACCATCGGCACGCCCGAATCCGCCGACACCTATGAGATGGGCAAAGACCTCGCCCGCATCAGCGAGATCCAGCTCCAACTCGACGCACCCACCGGGCGCGTGCTCGCAAGCGTGCAATACGGCGACGGCGGCGAGTTCTCTTATTACATGAAGCAGCCCGACGGCAAGTGGACCAAGTTCCTCGACCACGCCGACGAGGTCGTGCAGGCCGTCTTCGGCAAGGGCGACTCCGCCGGCGACCTCATCCTCCTCACCACCAAAGACTCGCCGCGCGTCCGCGTCCTCCGCATGAACGCCTCGACGCTCGACCTCAAGAACGCCAAGACCATCATCGCCCAGGGCGCAGACGTCATCGTTCCCGACTTCTGGCCCCCCTCTCCCGTCGTCGTCACCAACCACCGCCTCTATCTCACCTACCAGCTCGGCGGCCCCTCAGAGATCCGCGCGTTCGACCACAGCGGCAACCCCCAGAAGAGCCCCACCGTCCTCCCCGTCTCCGCCGTCAACTACATCAAGGCCATCCCCGGCACCGACGACATCATCTTCGACAACCGCTCCTTCATCGACGCGCCCGCCTGCTATCACTTCTCCTCCGCCAGCGGCACAACCCGCAAGACCGCCCTCGCCGCCGTCTCACCCGTCGACTTCTCCGACACCGAGGTCATCCGCGAGTTCGCCATCAGCAAGGACGGCACCAAGATCCCCGTCAACATCATCAAGAAGAAGTCCGTCAAGCTCGACGGAACCAACCCCACCATCCTCTGGGGCTACGGCGGCTACGGCGTCAACATCCAACCCGCCTTCAACGCGGTCCGGCGCCTCTGGATCGAGTCCGGAGGTGTCTTCGCCGTCACCAACATCCGAGGGGGCGGCGAGTACGGCGAAGAATGGCACCGCCAGGGCATGCTCACGAAGAAACAGAACTGCTTCGACGACTTCGCCGCCGCCGCACGCCACCTCGTCGCCCGCGCCTACACCCGCACCGATCGCCTCGCGATCATGGGGGGCTCCAACGGCGGCCTTCTCATGGGCGCAACCATCACGCAGAACCCCGACATCTGCCGTGCCGTCGTCTCCAGCGTCGGCATCTACGACATGCTGAGAGTTGAACTCTCCGCCAACGGCGCGTTCAACATCCCCGAGTTCGGCACCGTCAAGAACGCCGAGCAGTTCCGCGCTCTCTTCGCCTACTCACCCTACCACCACGTGAAAGAGGGCGTCCGCTACCCCTCCGTCATCTTCCTCACCGGCGCGAACGATCCGCGCGTCGATCCCATGCAGTCGCGCAAGATGACCGCGAGCATGCAGCGCGCCATCGCCTCGGTCCCCAACGCCAACCCCATCCTCCTCCGCACCAGCGCCAACACCGGCCACGGCCAGGGCACTCCCCTGAACGCCCGCATCGAAGAGCAGACCGACATCTACTCGTTCCTCTTCAATGAACTCGGCATGTGGTCCGAGGGCGAACAGAAACCCGCATCCAAGCCGACCGAGGCCAGGAACTGA
- a CDS encoding pre-peptidase C-terminal domain-containing protein, with the protein MMKIGSLMVAVAGVSVLFADVARAQTDLLPDITVREDDLYDNVIVTNIVPGRRHIRLSTGTPNIGAGKLYVYGGADLGNGKQQVIQRIYRSNGTFWDRNAGQFVYHPTHSHIHVEAWCQYRIREILPGDGVGDIIAEGEKTSFCILDLAVYNSSLPGFPPGGQFLSCSSTTQGLSVGWMDIYSKNLDGQWIDITDIPNGQYWLEAEADPEGHFLESNENNNASRIKITIGSGGTTILPDAYESNNSRAETLARAEGQLNSPNLGPCNPEKVISNLTIHTSTDQDYFRFYMPATGTASDFVRIEFSHGAGDLDMRLQNSGGSILASSEGTSNFEQISLSGRAAGYYYVQVYGWSGATSPNYTLKINPSANGAPSVTVVNPPAGNIDLMHGLDAYPVTWTSSDPENNTRWVSIYVNDTPSLNGNELLIPTSLNTPAVEGTTVLNSAYVEPGTYWVYASITDGGTTTGAWSSGTITFKSPCPADVNGDGELDVLDFLDYLDAFGQCEGQPVGCTAGGVDPNFNGDDVLDVLDLLDFFDAFGSGCTF; encoded by the coding sequence ATGATGAAGATTGGATCGTTGATGGTGGCGGTCGCTGGCGTGTCGGTTCTGTTTGCCGATGTCGCGAGGGCGCAGACGGATCTTCTCCCGGACATCACGGTCCGTGAGGATGACCTCTATGACAACGTGATCGTGACGAACATCGTTCCCGGTCGGCGTCACATCCGGCTCTCGACGGGGACGCCGAACATCGGCGCGGGCAAGCTGTATGTGTACGGCGGCGCTGACCTTGGCAACGGCAAGCAGCAGGTGATCCAGCGGATCTACCGCTCGAACGGCACGTTCTGGGATCGGAACGCGGGGCAGTTTGTCTATCACCCGACGCACAGCCACATCCACGTCGAGGCGTGGTGCCAGTATCGGATCCGCGAGATCCTGCCTGGGGACGGGGTGGGCGACATCATCGCCGAGGGTGAGAAGACCTCTTTCTGCATCCTCGACCTCGCGGTGTACAACTCGTCGCTGCCGGGCTTCCCGCCGGGGGGTCAATTCCTCTCCTGCTCCTCGACCACACAGGGGCTCTCGGTGGGATGGATGGATATCTATTCCAAGAACCTTGACGGCCAGTGGATCGACATCACCGACATTCCCAACGGGCAGTACTGGCTGGAGGCCGAGGCGGACCCTGAGGGTCACTTCCTTGAGTCGAACGAGAACAACAACGCCTCTCGGATCAAGATCACGATCGGTTCGGGTGGCACGACGATTCTGCCGGACGCGTACGAGAGCAACAACTCGCGTGCGGAGACGCTGGCTCGCGCTGAGGGACAGCTCAACAGCCCGAACCTCGGCCCCTGCAACCCCGAGAAGGTGATCTCGAATCTGACGATCCACACCTCGACGGACCAGGACTATTTCCGCTTCTACATGCCCGCGACGGGCACGGCGTCCGACTTCGTGCGGATCGAGTTCTCGCACGGCGCGGGCGACCTTGACATGCGTCTGCAGAACTCGGGCGGGTCGATCCTCGCGAGTTCCGAGGGGACATCGAACTTCGAGCAGATCTCGCTGAGCGGGCGTGCCGCGGGGTATTACTACGTGCAGGTGTACGGCTGGTCGGGCGCGACGAGCCCGAACTACACGCTGAAGATCAATCCCTCGGCGAACGGCGCACCGAGCGTGACGGTGGTGAATCCGCCCGCGGGCAACATCGACCTGATGCACGGGCTGGACGCGTACCCGGTGACGTGGACGAGCAGCGACCCGGAGAACAACACGCGCTGGGTCTCTATCTATGTCAATGACACGCCGTCGCTCAACGGGAATGAGTTGCTCATCCCGACATCACTGAACACACCCGCGGTCGAGGGGACCACGGTGCTCAATTCCGCGTATGTCGAGCCCGGAACGTACTGGGTGTACGCGTCGATCACCGACGGCGGCACGACCACCGGCGCGTGGTCGAGCGGCACGATCACGTTCAAGTCGCCGTGCCCGGCGGATGTGAACGGCGACGGCGAGCTCGACGTGCTCGACTTCCTTGATTACCTCGACGCGTTCGGTCAGTGCGAGGGGCAGCCGGTCGGTTGCACCGCGGGCGGCGTTGATCCGAACTTCAACGGCGACGACGTGCTCGACGTGCTCGATCTGTTGGACTTCTTCGACGCGTTCGGGAGCGGCTGCACGTTCTGA